One Tursiops truncatus isolate mTurTru1 chromosome 3, mTurTru1.mat.Y, whole genome shotgun sequence DNA segment encodes these proteins:
- the TMED1 gene encoding transmembrane emp24 domain-containing protein 1: MMAAGAALALALWLLLPPVGVGGAGPPPIQDGEFTFLLPAGRKQCFYQSAPANASLEIEYQVIGGAGLDVDFTLESPQGVLLVSESRKADGVHTVEPTEAGDYKLCFDNSFSTISEKLVFFELIFDSLQDDEEVEGWAEAVEPEEMLDVKMEDIKESIETMRIRLERSIQMLTLLRAFEARDRNLQEGNLERVNFWSAVNVAVLLLVAVLQVCTLKRFFQDKRPVPT; encoded by the exons ATGATGGCGGCCGGCGCGGCCTTAGCCTTGGCCCTGTGGCTACTATTGCCgccagtgggggtgggaggggcagggcccccGCCGATCCAGGACGGCGAGTTCACGTTCCTACTGCCTGCGGGGCGGAAGCAATGTTTCTATCAGTCCGCGCCGGCCAATGCAAGCCTTGAGATTGAGTACCAG GTGATCGGAGGTGCTGGGCTGGACGTGGATTTCACTCTGGAGAGCCCTCAGGGAGTGCTGCTGGTCAGTGAGTCCCGCAAGGCAGACGGTGTGCACAC GGTGGAGCCCACGGAGGCCGGGGATTACAAGCTGTGCTTTGACAACTCCTTCAGCACCATCTCAGAGAAGCTGGTGTTCTTTGAACTCATCTTTGACAGCCTGCAGGATGATGAGGAGGTGGAGGGTTGGGCAGAGGCTGTGGAGCCCGAGGAGATGCTGGATGTCAAGATGGAGGACATCAAG GAGTCCATCGAGACCATGAGGATCCGGCTTGAGCGCAGCATCCAAATGCTGACTCTGCTGCGGGCCTTTGAGGCACGTGACCGCAACCTGCAAGAGGGCAACCTGGAGCGGGTCAACTTCTGGTCTGCTGTGAACGTGGCTGTGTTGCTGCTCGTGGCTGTGCTGCAAGTCTGCACGCTCAAGCGCTTCTTTCAAGACAAGCGGCCCGTGCCTACGTAG